The stretch of DNA TCGTGTAGAACTTTTTGCTGGGTCTGTCCTTAAACTATCATTGTGAAGTAGCCTTGTCCTTTAAATTTGTCACAATCTCAGCGTGCCCTTGTTCCAAGTTGGCATTCTGTGAGATTATTTATGTTCAATAGGACCAGCACTGATCAGCTTGTAGTAACCGTGTAATTGAGCTGTGACTGTCACATCAGTTCTGGAATCAGAGGTTTCATCCGCCTATCCCTGACCCACTGCTCTTTTGAAAACAAACTTGGCATTCTGTTGCAGTTGAACTCAGCGTTACCATCTCTGGCATACAGGAAAGCCCGGGTTTTGGTTCTATCTCACAGAAATGCCTGTGGTTCTGCATTGTCTTCCCTCAGGGTACCTGCTGCACACACCCCAGCTCATCTCCCAGGAGCTACAAGCGCAGACCCCGAAGACAGCAAGAGGAAGACTTACCCAGGACGTCTGTCCCGTGGAGCACCAGGAAGGCAAGAATCCTTGGGATAAACGGTCTTtgttgagggaaaaaaatcaaaataaaagtaaaccaGATAAAAGCAAACACACAACCTTGTTTTATCCAAGGAGGCTGCTGCTCCAATGCCTTAATGTGCTTAGCCAAGGCCTCCCATATTATTCCTTTCTGTGAGTCCTATGTGCATGGAGCTCCATTCCCTCCTGTCCTTTCTCTTCATACTAGTCTGCTTGTTTGCCAGCAGTTTCACTCCCCCTAGAAttatttcttacatttaaaaacaCTGCTATTCATTTTtgatttacctgaaaggcagaaagagctcTTTCCATCACTGGTCCATTTTCTGCAGGCCTGTAGCAGCCAACGctcggccaggccaaaggcaggtgcTGGCAGTTCCCTCCGGAGTGCACCCAAGGGTGGTGGGaagccagcacttgggccatccttgctgtcTCCTGCAttgttcattaacaggaagctgggactcacacccaaGCACTCCCAAACCAGCCTAACCACTGTGCCCAGTACCTGCCCTGTTTCTTAGCTGCTAACCATCTCAACCCTGGTGGAAACAGCCAGACTGCTCAAAGTCCTCAGTGTACAGGTGCCTTCCCTTTTGTGTTTCAGCCTTTGGAATACAATCAAAAGCTAAGGAACCAGTTGCTCTGCAAGATATTTATGTAGAAAAAGCATCTCATGAACAGAAAACTCTAAGATTCAAAAGGAATGATTCTTGGTCTTCCATTTTACATGAAATCTGGGAATACCATGATAGTGATTATTGGAACAAAAACCAGGAGAGACAGCTGAGGTGAGTGATACTCATAAAAGAGTCCTGAAATTTATCAAACATTGTGATTTCACAAATAATTTTGCCAATCTATTTTCTCCCACAAATGATACTTGGTTATTGGACATTTGACGCACATGCTTCAGTTGTGAACAATTACCAGGAAAATCCCATAGTGCAAAAGCTCAGTGGCAGTGCTGGCCTCCTGTGAGAACTTTCAGCTGATACAACCAGACAGGGCAGAAAGTAGACAGATTCACTGAGAATGGTACAGACCTGTTACTAATAAAGTGCTTTTGATCTTTAAGTCACGTGACGGAGAATTCCTACAAATATGAGGAGCGTCGGCGTGGACACACCTTGAACCAAGTCCCGAATGTCAAGGGCGTGACTGCAGTCAGTTCCTACGAATGCCACGAGTGTGGCAAGGTCTTCACGAATCATCCATCGCTTAAGGTCCACATCAGCTCTCACACGGGGAGCAAGCCCTATCGGTGCAAggagtgtgggaaagccttccaCTTCCTCGCTTGTTTTAAGAAGCACATGAACACTCCCAGTGAAGGGAAACCCTACACCTGTAAGGAATGCACGAAAGCCTTCCGCTGTTCCTCCCTCTTCAGGGCACACATGAAGATCCACACGGGAAAGACTAGCCATGAGTGCCAGGAATGTGGCAAAGCCttcagctgctcctcctccctcacaGAACACAAAAGAATTCACAGCGGAGATAAGCCCTACGAATGTAAGGAGTGTGGCAAAGCCttcagctgctcctcctccctgtccAAACACAAGAGGATTCACAGTGGAGACAAGCCGTATGCGTGTAAGgaatgtgggaaagccttcagcTCTTCCTCTCACCTCATCATCCACATACGGATTCATACCGGGGAGAAGCCCTATGAATGTAAGGACTGCGGCAAGGCCTTCAGCGAGTCTTCCAAACTCACCGTACATGTGAGAACACACACGGGAGAGAAGCCCTACAAATGCcaggagtgtggaaaagcttataACTGCCCCTCCTCCTTGAGTATCCACATGAGGAaacacactggagagaaaccctACGAATGCCTggagtgtgggaaagccttctATCTGCCTACCTCCCTTAATACACACGTGAAAAATCAAAGCAGAGAGAAGCCTTATGAGTGTAAGGAGTGTGGCAAGGCCTTCAGCTGTCCCTCCTCCTTCCGAGCACACGTGAAAGATCACCCTGCAAAGATCCAGTATGAATGCAAGGAGTGTGGGAAGGCCTTCAGCCGCTCCTCATCCCTCACGGAGCACTTGAGGACTCACAGCGGAGAGAAGCCTTACACGTGTAAGCAGTGTGGCAAGGCCTTCATCAGCGCCTCCCACCTCACGGTCCACGTCAGGACACACACCGGAGAGAAGCCCTACGCGTGTAAGAAATGTGGGAAGGCCTTCATTTACCCCTCGGCCCTGAGGATCCACATGAGAAcacacactggggagaagccctacGAGTGTAAGGAGTGCGGGAAAGCCTTTCGCCATTCTTCCTACCTCACTGTCCACGCAAGAATGCACACAGGAGagaagccctttgagtgcctggagtgtgGGAAGGCCTTCAGCTGCCCCTCATCCTTCCGAAGACACATGAGGAGCCACACTGGAGAGAAGCCGCACGAGTGTCAGGAATGCGGCAAGGCCTTCGTCTGTCCTGCCTACTTCCGGAGACACCTGAAGACACACGCTCGAGAAAACACCTGAGGCCAAGGCACGGGGAGTGTgcaggcagctggaagatctGCTCGGGGAAGACACTTGCCAGTGTGAGGTCGGAAACTGGGCTGCAGAGTCTTGTGTGCAGACTTGAGAACATCCGAGAGAAGCCCTTTCTTGTAAGTGAGCCATGAGGTAAAACCTTTGTGAACAGCACTTTTGGTCCAGATTTAATATAATTTGCACCGCAAAGACTCATGGATATATGGAGTAATTGaagtatgtatatttttttcgTGGGCAGACACAagagtgattttcttttaaaaaaagaaatgtgtctaATGAATGCCTTAGTCCTTATAATATTGATAATTTGGCATGGTACAGAGATACTGCAAATGGCCTACCtcatattttgttctgtttttttcatattttctttctctcggGGAGGAGGGCGGAGGGAGCCCGGGAGCCGCGCCACGGCACAACTGAGCCGCGCTCTGCCCAGTCACGGCCTCGCGAACCCGGAAGTGTGGGGCTGAGGGTCGGACAGGAGCGGGCTGATCAGGCCTACCTGATTCCGGCCTGAATGGCGCTGGGCAAGGGAGGCAGAGGCCGCCCGGAGGACGAGGGCGGAGCTTAGAGCCGGGCCTCTGGACGTAGCCTGAGGGAGCCGGACTTAGAGGCAGACCTCTGGATATGACCCAGGTGGGGGCGGGGCTGAGAGCCGGGCCTCTGGGAGTGGCCTGATGGGGCGGGACTTAGGCCTCTGGGCGTGGCCCGAGCTAAAAGACGGTCCTCTGGGTGTGGCCTGTGTGGGGGCGGGACTGAGAGCCAGGTCTCTGGGCGTGGCCTGGGCCAGAGCGGGGGCGGGGCTATACCCGGGAGGTGGAGCTCTCCTGGCCAAGGCCAAATTTCCTAGGAAACCAGAAGGCAAGGCCACGAGTGGGGGGCGCTCAGCAGGGGGAGGGCGCACAGAACCTGGCTTCCAAGCTTGGGCCACTTCCTGGAGCGCTTAGGATGATTTCCCCCATTGATAAACCTGCCCATCTATGCAATTAAGAATGCCCCAACAATCCAGTATTTAGAGCTTTATTTTAACCTTTTCATTTATCAACACACCATGGTCAACTCCTAATAGTTGATTTCTACTTTGTCAGATCCTGAATTGCAGCCAACGGGAACTTTGAGCTAACATATTTGTGCTGTCTGTGCCAAGAATGCAAAGCTACTACAACCAGTAAAGTGTTTCCTTTATAATGTCAGAGTGGACATACAAAAATCAGCAGTTTCTATATACTAACACTAAAAAATTGGGAAAACATCCTTAAATAAAGACTATATttcgggggcccggcggcgtggcctagcggctaaagtcctcgccttgaacacgccaggatcccatatgggcgccggttctaatcccggcagctccacttcccatccagctccctgcttgtggcctgggaaagcagtcgaggacggcccaaagctttgggaccctgcaccctcgtgggagacctggaagaggttccaggttcccagctttggatcgacgcccaccggccgttgcggctcggttggggagtgaatcatcggatggaagatcttcctctctgtctctcctctctgtatatctgactttgtaataaaataaataaatctttaaaaaaaaaatacatttcggCCAATTGTCATCATGCTATGTGACGCCAGATACAAATATTGTATGACCACACTTAAAATGTGGTATCTAAAAACAACTCAGATTCACCGAAGAGCAGAATAAAACAGTGGCTACGAGGGGCGGGATACTGGGCAACGAAAAGTTCTTGATGAAAGTGTCAGTAAAGACCAAGAAGAGACACTTTCATATAGCGTGCTAACCATACTTAATGCTACATACGTAAAACCTTCTAAGACAAGAGAGTTTTcaaaacaccaaaaataaaacatcacAATGTCAGGTAAGGAATATTTTAATCAGTTTCACATTGTATACGTATGTCACCACCTGGCTATGCACCTTATAGCTCAATAAAgacaacagaaaaaggaaaactgtGGTAGACATTGGATGCAGCTAAGAAGTTTAAAACAGatattaggggcccggcggcgtggcctagcggctaaagtcctcgccttgaaggcaccaggatcccatatgggcgccggttctaatcccggctgttccacttccccatccagctccctgcttgtggcctgggaaagcagtggaggacagcccaaagccttgggaccctgcacccgcgtgggagacccagaagaggttcctggctcctggctttggatcggtgtgcaccggccgttgcgggtcacttggggagtgaatcatcggacataagatcttcctctctgtctctcctcctctctgtatatctgactttgtaataaaataaataaatctttaataaaaaaaaagatattaaaaaaaacacacttcagatgttcaaaataaatacataaagccaAGACAGCCATGCTCTTGAACACAGGGAGCATTTTTCATGTCCCATGCAAACCCTTTCCT from Ochotona princeps isolate mOchPri1 chromosome 33, mOchPri1.hap1, whole genome shotgun sequence encodes:
- the LOC118760657 gene encoding zinc finger protein 699-like — protein: MSPTPGACSLAGWSLDAETPAACWPAGRVVAGRRGRSLVGHAPGHPEAQQTEAAIGQSSGGPPPALTCGFPQMRERPGMARERAACELRKNAMQGTCCTHPSSSPRSYKRRPRRQQEEDLPRTSVPWSTRKARILGINVVNNYQENPIVQKLSGSAGLLHVTENSYKYEERRRGHTLNQVPNVKGVTAVSSYECHECGKVFTNHPSLKVHISSHTGSKPYRCKECGKAFHFLACFKKHMNTPSEGKPYTCKECTKAFRCSSLFRAHMKIHTGKTSHECQECGKAFSCSSSLTEHKRIHSGDKPYECKECGKAFSCSSSLSKHKRIHSGDKPYACKECGKAFSSSSHLIIHIRIHTGEKPYECKDCGKAFSESSKLTVHVRTHTGEKPYKCQECGKAYNCPSSLSIHMRKHTGEKPYECLECGKAFYLPTSLNTHVKNQSREKPYECKECGKAFSCPSSFRAHVKDHPAKIQYECKECGKAFSRSSSLTEHLRTHSGEKPYTCKQCGKAFISASHLTVHVRTHTGEKPYACKKCGKAFIYPSALRIHMRTHTGEKPYECKECGKAFRHSSYLTVHARMHTGEKPFECLECGKAFSCPSSFRRHMRSHTGEKPHECQECGKAFVCPAYFRRHLKTHARENT